In Methanobrevibacter oralis, the following proteins share a genomic window:
- the porD gene encoding pyruvate synthase subunit PorD, translated as MVSIGCVIKTPGSSKNNKTGSWRTFKPILDKEKCIDCDNCIIFCPDSSVNKQHDINYDYCKGCGICANECPSDAIEMVKE; from the coding sequence ATGGTATCTATAGGATGTGTAATTAAAACACCTGGAAGTAGTAAAAATAACAAAACTGGAAGCTGGAGAACCTTTAAACCTATTTTAGATAAAGAAAAATGTATAGATTGTGATAACTGTATCATTTTTTGCCCAGACTCTAGTGTAAACAAACAACATGATATTAATTACGATTACTGTAAAGGATGTGGAATTTGTGCGAATGAATGTCCTTCCGATGCAATCGAAATGGTAAAAGAATAA